Proteins encoded in a region of the Moritella marina ATCC 15381 genome:
- a CDS encoding MarC family protein: MSQLLEHALTVFMAFFAIMNPIANTTVFAGLTGSMGKAKQMKVAIKSLTITFVIIVLFSILGKSIFHLFGITLPALRITGGILVFLVGYHMLQGKSSKLHTAEESDDSDIAVSPLAVPLLAGPGTIATAMNYSSAGGWSEIIITVAAFAVLCLITFVCFIFSSKIIAAIGESGLSIVTRLMGLILAVIGMQMLIGGVTEVMRTIS; encoded by the coding sequence ATGAGTCAATTACTTGAACATGCTTTGACCGTGTTTATGGCCTTTTTTGCAATCATGAATCCAATTGCAAATACCACTGTATTTGCTGGTCTAACAGGGTCGATGGGGAAAGCGAAACAAATGAAGGTGGCGATTAAATCGCTCACGATCACGTTTGTTATTATCGTCTTATTTTCTATTTTGGGTAAATCAATCTTTCATCTTTTTGGTATTACACTTCCGGCATTACGTATCACAGGCGGTATTCTGGTATTTCTGGTCGGTTATCATATGCTGCAAGGAAAAAGCTCGAAGTTACATACGGCAGAGGAAAGTGATGACTCGGATATTGCAGTCTCTCCACTCGCCGTTCCCTTGCTTGCAGGCCCAGGCACAATCGCGACAGCAATGAATTATTCGTCAGCTGGTGGCTGGAGTGAAATTATTATTACGGTAGCTGCATTTGCGGTGCTATGTCTGATTACTTTTGTGTGTTTTATTTTTTCGTCAAAGATTATAGCGGCAATCGGTGAGAGTGGTCTTAGTATTGTGACCCGCCTGATGGGACTGATTTTGGCTGTTATTGGCATGCAAATGTTGATTGGTGGCGTAACGGAAGTGATGAGAACGATAAGCTAA
- a CDS encoding HlyD family secretion protein — MSHTQSVFHHWMRRLIVLFIVFMAYIIVADRYAPLTTESRVYGYVVQLAPEVSGPITGVMIRNNQSVEKGQLLFTINDSKYTIAVNKAEVALQQAYEQEESLYAQVEAAIANTASSKANYTNAVAEYKRIGKLAKNNLVSKSMQDSAYARYQAAGSTLHAYQQQTLVIKAKLGDDVGGSSLVMAAKNNLAEAQLNLSHTQIFAPNKGVITNLQLEVGAMAIVNQPMLTFISSDSLWVAADFREKATALISNTSAAYVTYDALPGQVFDFTVGSRDFGVASAQQTASGKLTSVEVSNRWVRDAQRIRVNLVSEEVIPVQLFVGSRATVVLYPAGNVWWQTLASLQIKLAGLLHYIY; from the coding sequence ATGTCTCATACCCAGTCCGTTTTTCATCATTGGATGCGCCGCCTTATTGTCTTGTTCATTGTTTTTATGGCTTACATCATCGTTGCCGATAGATATGCCCCGTTAACCACTGAGAGTCGCGTTTATGGTTATGTGGTGCAATTAGCACCGGAAGTATCAGGACCAATCACTGGCGTTATGATCCGTAATAATCAAAGCGTTGAAAAAGGTCAGCTGTTGTTTACTATTAATGACAGTAAATACACTATCGCGGTTAACAAGGCCGAAGTGGCGCTGCAACAAGCCTATGAGCAAGAAGAATCCTTGTATGCGCAGGTTGAAGCAGCCATTGCCAATACTGCCAGTAGTAAGGCTAACTATACTAATGCGGTTGCCGAATATAAGCGTATCGGCAAATTAGCGAAAAACAATCTCGTCTCTAAATCAATGCAAGACAGTGCTTATGCACGGTATCAAGCTGCGGGTTCGACACTGCATGCCTATCAACAGCAAACATTGGTGATCAAGGCCAAGCTAGGCGATGACGTTGGTGGTAGTTCGCTGGTGATGGCGGCTAAAAATAACCTTGCTGAAGCGCAATTGAACCTATCTCATACGCAAATATTTGCGCCGAATAAAGGCGTGATCACCAATCTGCAATTGGAAGTAGGGGCGATGGCCATCGTGAATCAACCCATGCTGACGTTTATTTCCAGTGATTCATTATGGGTGGCGGCAGATTTTCGTGAAAAAGCCACTGCGCTTATTAGCAATACATCCGCGGCTTATGTCACTTATGATGCGCTGCCTGGGCAAGTCTTTGATTTCACCGTCGGCAGCCGTGACTTTGGCGTCGCGTCTGCACAGCAAACCGCCAGTGGTAAGTTAACATCAGTCGAAGTGAGTAACCGTTGGGTGCGTGATGCGCAGCGAATTAGGGTTAACTTAGTCAGTGAAGAGGTCATTCCTGTACAGCTGTTTGTGGGCTCGCGAGCGACTGTGGTGCTTTATCCTGCCGGTAATGTGTGGTGGCAAACATTAGCAAGTCTACAAATAAAGCTCGCAGGTTTACTGCATTATATATACTAA
- a CDS encoding methyl-accepting chemotaxis protein, with amino-acid sequence MNLKTQSYLLAGIILSALVAITAVGLWTLKASSSADNKSRVTEVFQTTYNFISEMEKMVSAGELEEAQAKGIAIRVLQNNIYKDNEYVYVADENLMFIAAPLDPQLHGTSFNDFKDSAGKSVGQILQNAVNRQGNKLAEYTWTQRLPDGSIEEKHSIAERTVRWGWIVGTGIGENEVNARFWSSAQWQFGLCFVIASIIFGLLLTSIKRMTAIIGGEPSDVLAAIQAVADGKISTSFNESAPRDSIYGAVQTMSMSLGELVQHLGNAMNALSSELHNVDARAKQMSELTETQRQSTVMIATAMTEMAESANGVADSAQATAQNTLDADKQSVDTHNLIDSTVNNIQGLADQLHTASSAVSSLDSDVNNITKILDVIGDIAEQTNLLALNAAIEAARAGEQGRGFAVVADEVRNLAGRTQNCTKEIQQMVTNLQTGSRNAISTMDICADTSASTVTESQHASAALAQIVTALETISSMSHEIATAAEQQKVVGEDIAMQVNMIEQSSCQLSTTVSDGAESSQSLVRLTADLASWLNKFQVK; translated from the coding sequence ATGAATTTAAAAACCCAATCATATTTGCTTGCTGGCATCATATTATCAGCACTTGTCGCTATTACTGCTGTGGGTCTGTGGACGCTTAAAGCATCAAGTTCTGCGGATAATAAATCACGCGTAACTGAAGTTTTTCAAACGACTTATAATTTTATTAGTGAAATGGAAAAGATGGTATCAGCTGGCGAGTTAGAAGAAGCGCAAGCTAAAGGTATTGCCATCCGTGTATTGCAAAATAATATTTATAAAGATAATGAATATGTGTACGTCGCAGATGAAAACTTAATGTTTATTGCAGCGCCTCTGGATCCACAATTGCACGGTACTAGCTTTAATGATTTTAAAGACAGTGCAGGTAAAAGTGTAGGACAGATATTACAAAATGCAGTGAATCGTCAAGGTAACAAGCTTGCTGAATACACTTGGACGCAAAGATTGCCTGATGGTTCGATTGAAGAAAAACACTCTATTGCGGAAAGAACCGTGCGTTGGGGTTGGATCGTGGGAACCGGTATCGGTGAAAATGAAGTCAATGCGCGTTTTTGGTCAAGTGCTCAATGGCAGTTTGGTCTATGTTTTGTTATTGCGAGCATTATATTTGGGCTGTTGTTGACGTCTATTAAGCGTATGACCGCGATCATTGGTGGTGAGCCGAGTGATGTATTAGCGGCGATACAGGCCGTTGCCGATGGTAAAATCAGTACATCATTTAATGAGTCAGCACCAAGAGACAGTATTTATGGTGCAGTACAAACAATGAGTATGTCTTTGGGTGAGTTGGTTCAGCATCTTGGTAATGCGATGAATGCATTAAGCTCAGAATTGCATAATGTCGACGCTCGCGCTAAACAAATGAGTGAACTGACTGAAACACAACGACAGTCAACGGTAATGATCGCTACGGCAATGACCGAAATGGCTGAGTCGGCTAATGGTGTGGCAGATTCTGCTCAAGCCACTGCGCAGAATACCTTGGATGCGGATAAACAAAGTGTTGATACCCATAATTTAATTGATTCGACGGTGAATAATATCCAAGGTCTTGCTGATCAGTTACACACGGCAAGTTCTGCGGTATCTTCATTAGATAGTGATGTGAATAACATTACCAAAATCTTAGATGTGATTGGTGATATTGCTGAGCAGACTAATTTGCTAGCTTTAAATGCGGCGATTGAAGCGGCGCGTGCTGGTGAACAGGGGCGTGGTTTTGCGGTAGTTGCTGATGAAGTGCGTAATCTCGCCGGGCGTACCCAAAATTGCACGAAAGAAATTCAGCAAATGGTGACGAACCTACAAACTGGCTCGCGTAATGCGATTTCAACAATGGATATTTGTGCTGATACTAGCGCTAGTACGGTCACAGAGTCACAACATGCATCGGCAGCGTTAGCGCAAATCGTTACCGCGCTAGAGACGATATCATCGATGAGCCATGAGATCGCCACTGCAGCCGAACAACAAAAAGTGGTGGGTGAAGACATTGCTATGCAGGTCAATATGATTGAGCAGAGCAGTTGCCAGTTATCAACAACGGTATCAGATGGTGCTGAAAGTTCGCAAAGCTTGGTGCGATTAACCGCTGATTTAGCTAGCTGGTTAAATAAATTCCAAGTGAAATAA
- a CDS encoding LysR family transcriptional regulator: MYSFEQLKIFVCVCECGSFSAAARQLKRAQSGVSQSISNLEIAVDQALFSRDKNTPVLTENGKALLPIARAILHQQHFFDQKVESLSSLDEHELVIAIDESAVNQILLDLLCACAERFPLTHIEILLGPTFDVEDMVRSGRAQVGILYFNGLLKSDMDHYIIGHNKFITIVSPEHALNVLPQVTEADLQAHRQIVYRSAEYKELWFSYGISTHSWYANSHQMLLDLATGGVGWAVVPESMAAAYLCDKRLVALPVVFEPNGWMTAVGCLVSRRQKSGPVLEHILSMLQTKYDVTT; encoded by the coding sequence ATGTACAGTTTTGAGCAACTGAAAATATTTGTCTGTGTGTGCGAGTGTGGCTCTTTTTCAGCTGCGGCTCGGCAATTAAAACGGGCGCAATCAGGTGTCAGCCAATCGATCTCGAATTTGGAAATTGCGGTCGATCAAGCGCTCTTTTCACGCGATAAAAATACCCCAGTGTTAACCGAAAATGGTAAGGCTTTGCTGCCAATTGCCCGTGCGATCTTGCATCAACAGCATTTTTTCGATCAAAAAGTTGAATCGTTAAGCAGCCTCGATGAACATGAATTGGTGATCGCCATTGATGAAAGTGCCGTTAATCAGATTTTGCTCGATTTACTTTGTGCATGCGCAGAGCGATTTCCGCTAACGCATATTGAAATCTTATTAGGCCCGACGTTTGATGTTGAAGACATGGTGCGAAGTGGCAGAGCACAGGTGGGCATTCTTTATTTTAATGGCTTACTGAAAAGCGATATGGATCATTATATTATTGGCCACAATAAATTCATCACGATTGTGTCTCCTGAACATGCTTTAAATGTGTTACCACAAGTGACCGAGGCTGATTTACAAGCGCATCGTCAAATTGTATATCGTAGTGCGGAATATAAAGAATTGTGGTTTAGTTATGGCATCAGTACTCATTCTTGGTATGCCAATAGTCACCAAATGCTATTAGATCTGGCGACAGGCGGTGTCGGTTGGGCTGTGGTTCCTGAAAGTATGGCGGCGGCTTATTTATGCGATAAAAGGCTGGTGGCATTACCTGTGGTATTTGAACCCAATGGCTGGATGACGGCAGTGGGCTGCTTGGTATCAAGAAGGCAGAAGAGTGGCCCGGTGTTGGAACATATATTGTCGATGTTGCAGACGAAATATGATGTCACTACCTAG
- a CDS encoding LysR family transcriptional regulator, with protein sequence MKASMDDLYLFILTVRHGGISAAAQAHGLQRSKVSRRLQELEKALGCQLLIRTTRQIELTEHGRLLYQHINQPLSDVNQAISLLKNQQQSLQGVLRIAVPAAFIASTLFAELLDDYARQFPDITLEIIHRHESIDLKRENVDLQLLPDVVDIINEDYVQQVFFPSKKGLFCSPHYLLNHPRPESVNALFEHAILTSSYDSSILPEGLTIRLISEDLGLVNKMAQSGHGIALLPMILVRQQLQQGQLIHLLPDIYQSEIAMTLVYSSRQFLPEKTRSMINLLRDKFLNHH encoded by the coding sequence ATGAAAGCATCGATGGATGACCTGTACTTATTTATATTAACGGTAAGACATGGCGGTATTAGCGCTGCGGCACAGGCCCATGGACTGCAGCGCTCCAAGGTCAGTCGTCGCCTGCAAGAGTTAGAGAAAGCGCTGGGTTGCCAGTTGCTTATTCGCACCACCCGACAAATAGAACTCACCGAACATGGGCGTTTGTTGTATCAACACATTAACCAGCCATTAAGCGATGTAAACCAAGCTATCTCGCTGCTTAAAAATCAACAACAAAGCCTGCAAGGGGTATTACGCATTGCCGTACCTGCAGCGTTTATTGCTTCAACCTTGTTTGCTGAATTGCTCGATGATTATGCGCGCCAATTTCCAGATATCACCTTAGAAATTATTCACCGTCATGAAAGTATCGATTTAAAACGTGAAAACGTCGATCTGCAACTGCTGCCCGATGTCGTAGACATCATTAATGAAGACTATGTGCAGCAAGTGTTTTTTCCGTCTAAAAAAGGGCTATTTTGTTCACCACACTACCTGCTTAATCACCCGCGGCCAGAATCTGTGAACGCTCTGTTTGAGCATGCGATTTTAACCAGTAGCTATGATTCTAGTATCTTGCCAGAAGGGTTAACGATACGGTTAATATCTGAAGATTTGGGGTTAGTAAATAAGATGGCACAATCAGGCCATGGCATTGCCTTACTGCCGATGATTTTAGTACGACAGCAATTGCAGCAAGGTCAGCTAATACATCTGCTACCAGATATTTACCAGTCCGAAATAGCCATGACGTTAGTGTATTCATCACGCCAGTTTTTGCCCGAGAAAACCCGCAGTATGATCAACTTGCTGCGCGATAAATTTTTAAATCATCACTGA
- a CDS encoding DUF2955 domain-containing protein → MMKTMRLWFACVFGLALSMVFGWSNGFFAILLPTFIIARADHFNISLINQMVLGIVWVSLEVNFITGFLQPYPWLMTVAVAILFMSKCIAMTKPSGYLFGFTGLLVGSIALNFMSYSSFDNEEFTLTLWVSAFAIYPICGLAYYLFSEPALEAGHEVDHEPEPAKSQPRMCPCSTTILACYDKQPWGGLSPC, encoded by the coding sequence ATGATGAAAACAATGCGACTTTGGTTTGCTTGTGTTTTTGGCTTAGCGTTAAGCATGGTGTTTGGTTGGTCGAATGGTTTTTTTGCTATATTGCTGCCGACGTTTATTATCGCCCGCGCCGATCATTTTAATATCAGCTTAATTAATCAAATGGTACTTGGTATTGTTTGGGTTAGTTTAGAAGTGAATTTTATTACCGGATTTTTACAGCCGTATCCGTGGTTAATGACTGTCGCCGTGGCTATTTTATTTATGAGTAAATGTATCGCCATGACTAAACCAAGCGGTTATCTGTTTGGTTTTACTGGCTTGCTGGTGGGCTCTATAGCGCTTAACTTTATGAGCTATTCAAGTTTTGATAACGAAGAGTTTACGCTGACATTGTGGGTCAGTGCGTTCGCGATCTATCCTATCTGCGGGCTAGCGTATTATTTATTTAGCGAACCAGCACTCGAAGCTGGGCACGAAGTAGATCACGAACCTGAACCTGCGAAATCACAACCAAGAATGTGCCCGTGCAGCACGACCATATTGGCATGTTACGACAAACAGCCATGGGGTGGACTATCTCCATGTTAG
- a CDS encoding bifunctional diguanylate cyclase/phosphodiesterase produces MLKKLKASIVIQLIFVVSIALSAITIYSIYSYQHQKARLAIQNLSHIYVNLIESTINQALSATFPLAAMVKKQQISADQFSQFATEMLPFYPNIAALQLAPGGIIRYTAPLAGNEKAIGHNLLTAPNRNKESVATKNSGKLTLAGPFDLVQGGYGAAGRLPIYLDRPNGEAYFWGFATVLLRFPQVLAPVKLSALVDAGLSYELSRVHPDTAETQVLTRSPTALSADPIINKINIANVTWTLKVSNNKAGAHYISILMMSLLGIVLTILVTFSAISILRIRDDKAGLKNIVTARTKELDDNLKRLNLALTSAGQIWFELNVQSGDISFGGQTGKMAGYAAADMKTTLQFWLQSIHPDDLESASKKYQQSLLKGVPFELEYRRKSKDGHWLWIQTIGEFTAWDEQQKPLWCTGVHTDISQRKQQQQKLELMAHYDILTKLPNRSLLAERFKLGTVHSQQSGSMLAVCFLDLDNFKPVNDSYGHDIGDQLLIEVAQRLSINIDVQDTASRQGGDEFVLLLEDIKSLDHCKEILARINNALAQPYLIAGYTFNISASIGVTLYPDNNADLDTLLRHADYSMYQAKLAGKNRIHLFNPEQYKQKTQKNQLLDEIEQALSNNEFTLYYQPKINMKTGEVYGAEALIRWLHPEKGLIPPLDFLPIIEGSALEIKVGDWVINQALQQAVTWQKQGIFIEVSVNIACYHLISATFLAQLKNALASYPHFNAKYLQLEILESGALTDLDTMRGILNTCRNEFGVNIALDDFGTGYSSLTHLKDLPANTIKIDQSFVKNMLEESDDYAIINGVLALAGSFNRDVIAEGVETTEHGLMLIEMGCYAGQGYGIARPMPAAALPNWLHSYIPNQQWLDSGNIVRQSKIYS; encoded by the coding sequence ATGTTAAAAAAATTAAAGGCATCTATCGTTATACAGCTTATCTTTGTCGTGTCTATCGCATTATCTGCAATTACTATTTATTCTATTTACAGTTACCAGCATCAGAAAGCACGTTTAGCCATTCAAAACTTATCGCATATTTATGTCAATCTAATTGAGAGCACAATCAACCAAGCATTATCAGCGACATTTCCACTGGCTGCTATGGTCAAAAAACAACAAATTAGTGCCGATCAATTCAGCCAGTTTGCGACTGAAATGCTCCCCTTCTATCCTAATATCGCCGCGCTGCAACTCGCCCCAGGCGGTATTATTCGCTATACAGCCCCCTTAGCAGGCAACGAAAAAGCCATAGGACATAACTTACTCACAGCGCCAAATAGAAACAAAGAATCTGTCGCCACCAAAAATAGCGGTAAATTAACCTTGGCAGGCCCCTTTGATTTAGTACAAGGTGGCTATGGCGCAGCGGGGCGTTTACCAATATATTTAGACCGCCCCAACGGTGAAGCCTATTTCTGGGGCTTCGCGACGGTATTACTGCGCTTTCCTCAAGTCTTGGCACCAGTAAAATTATCCGCTTTAGTCGATGCTGGATTATCCTATGAATTATCCCGTGTCCACCCCGATACCGCAGAAACACAAGTTTTAACAAGATCACCGACAGCACTATCAGCAGATCCGATTATCAATAAAATCAACATTGCCAACGTGACTTGGACGTTAAAAGTATCTAACAATAAAGCTGGTGCTCATTATATTTCGATTTTAATGATGTCGCTGCTGGGCATCGTTTTGACAATACTCGTCACCTTTTCTGCCATCTCAATATTGCGGATAAGAGACGACAAAGCAGGCCTTAAAAACATTGTCACAGCGCGAACCAAAGAATTAGACGATAATTTAAAACGTTTAAATCTCGCCTTAACCTCTGCCGGTCAAATCTGGTTTGAACTTAACGTACAAAGTGGTGACATTTCATTTGGTGGTCAAACCGGAAAAATGGCAGGCTATGCAGCAGCCGACATGAAAACGACATTACAGTTCTGGTTACAAAGCATTCATCCCGATGACCTTGAGTCTGCCTCAAAGAAATATCAACAATCTTTGCTCAAGGGCGTCCCATTTGAATTAGAATATAGAAGAAAAAGTAAAGATGGCCATTGGTTATGGATCCAAACCATCGGCGAATTCACCGCATGGGATGAGCAACAGAAACCACTCTGGTGCACAGGTGTACACACCGATATATCACAGCGTAAGCAACAGCAGCAAAAATTAGAATTAATGGCGCATTACGACATACTCACCAAATTACCCAATCGCTCATTACTGGCAGAGCGTTTTAAATTAGGGACCGTTCATAGCCAGCAATCTGGCAGTATGCTCGCTGTCTGTTTTCTTGATTTGGACAATTTCAAACCCGTTAATGATAGTTATGGTCATGATATTGGCGATCAATTACTTATCGAGGTAGCGCAACGTCTAAGTATCAATATTGATGTTCAAGATACCGCGTCACGCCAAGGTGGAGATGAATTTGTCTTATTATTAGAAGACATAAAATCTCTGGACCATTGCAAAGAAATATTAGCACGCATTAATAACGCGCTTGCCCAGCCTTATCTTATTGCCGGGTATACATTTAATATCAGCGCATCGATAGGCGTTACCCTGTATCCAGATAATAATGCGGATTTAGATACCTTATTGCGTCACGCTGATTACTCGATGTACCAAGCCAAACTCGCCGGTAAAAATCGAATTCATTTGTTTAACCCAGAACAATACAAACAAAAAACTCAAAAAAACCAGCTGCTTGATGAAATTGAGCAAGCCTTATCTAATAACGAGTTTACGTTATATTACCAACCAAAAATAAATATGAAGACCGGCGAAGTGTATGGTGCTGAAGCCTTAATCCGGTGGTTACACCCTGAAAAAGGCTTGATCCCCCCATTGGATTTTTTACCCATTATAGAAGGGTCTGCGCTAGAAATTAAGGTCGGTGACTGGGTCATCAATCAAGCACTACAACAAGCCGTTACATGGCAAAAACAAGGTATCTTTATTGAAGTCAGTGTCAATATCGCTTGTTATCATTTGATCTCGGCCACCTTTTTAGCTCAATTGAAAAATGCATTAGCCAGCTATCCCCACTTTAATGCTAAATACTTACAATTAGAAATATTAGAAAGCGGTGCGCTGACAGACCTCGATACCATGCGCGGCATTCTCAATACTTGCCGCAATGAGTTTGGCGTTAACATCGCACTGGATGATTTTGGTACTGGCTATTCATCACTGACTCATCTCAAAGACTTACCTGCAAACACCATTAAAATAGATCAGAGTTTTGTCAAAAACATGCTCGAGGAATCTGATGACTATGCCATCATCAATGGCGTACTCGCACTCGCGGGATCGTTTAATCGAGACGTAATTGCCGAAGGTGTTGAAACAACAGAACACGGTTTAATGCTAATCGAAATGGGGTGTTATGCTGGCCAGGGTTATGGCATTGCACGGCCGATGCCAGCTGCTGCGCTGCCAAACTGGTTACACAGCTATATCCCCAATCAACAATGGTTAGACAGCGGTAATATAGTGCGTCAATCTAAAATTTATTCATAA
- a CDS encoding DUF481 domain-containing protein yields MNKILIASAILIACPFLAQAEADTATVEKQDSFSGDAELGATITTGNTETTSVKARLDMDHNWGNWENQYLLEALYKKDSGEVTGKRYLARIQGDYQLSNVNYIFATANHEVDPFTGFTSTTTISSGYGHKFINNDKTEFNIEAGPGYKFKRLDDESAAEAGYDTDNTWLAYGVMNYERKISTSSKFKQMFIGEYGEVFEARSETSITANIIDALAMKFAVIVRYNNTPLDNKENTDTETNMTLLYAF; encoded by the coding sequence ATGAATAAAATACTCATCGCGTCTGCGATCTTGATCGCCTGCCCTTTTCTAGCACAAGCCGAAGCGGATACAGCTACCGTCGAGAAACAAGATAGCTTTAGTGGCGACGCCGAGTTAGGCGCGACTATCACCACAGGTAATACCGAGACCACCTCAGTAAAAGCCCGTTTAGATATGGATCATAATTGGGGTAACTGGGAGAACCAATATTTACTGGAAGCTTTATACAAAAAAGATAGTGGTGAAGTGACAGGTAAACGTTACCTTGCTCGGATACAGGGTGATTATCAGTTATCCAATGTTAATTATATATTTGCCACCGCCAATCATGAAGTAGACCCCTTCACTGGTTTTACCTCAACCACGACAATTTCTTCAGGTTACGGCCATAAATTTATTAATAATGATAAAACCGAGTTTAATATTGAAGCCGGTCCAGGTTATAAATTTAAACGTTTAGACGACGAAAGTGCCGCTGAAGCAGGTTACGATACCGACAATACATGGTTAGCTTATGGGGTGATGAACTACGAGAGAAAAATATCGACAAGTTCTAAGTTCAAGCAGATGTTCATCGGCGAATATGGTGAAGTCTTTGAAGCACGTTCGGAAACATCCATCACCGCCAATATTATCGATGCACTAGCAATGAAGTTTGCTGTGATAGTACGTTACAACAATACCCCGCTTGATAATAAAGAAAACACAGATACAGAAACCAACATGACACTGTTATACGCTTTCTAG